Genomic window (Planctomycetia bacterium):
CCGTTCTGTGTTCTCATGTAATTGAGCTTGATTTCATTCTCGCGGAGTGCCTGCAGTTCGGGAACAGGCTCAATGGTTAATTGACCATCTGGAGATAAGCCCAGCACTCTCGGCATGCTCTGTACTCCAGAACCAGTTGCCCGTTGTGTGGTCATCTTGCGTGGATCGGTAATCCAGGCCCAGAATATCCTTCGACCTTTATCATCCAGCAGGCTTTCAGGGGCAAAGTAGGTGCCACCGGGCCAGTTCATGCGGATGTGTTGCTCCGGGAAGAATTTTTCCTTAGCTGGATCAAATGTACCCAGATACACACGTGCCCCGACTTTATGACTGATGCACAGCAATGCATGCTTGTTGCCGATTTTGAAAAAGTCGGGACAGGAGCAGTCCTCGCCATCTACCGTCCAGTTCATTTCTTTATGTTCAAAAAAGGCGTGCTTGGGTGTCCAGTTGACTAAATCGGGTGATGTGCACAAGTAAAGCGTGTCTTTTTTGTCGGGCAAATTGTTCCCGCCCAGCAGACACCAATACTGTCCACCTTCAAACCACAGGTATGGATCCCATACAGTGTACTTCCCGAAGTTCGGCTCACCCTTTTTGGGCATCGGAACGACAGGATTGTTGGCATGCTTCTTCCATTTGATCAAATCATCATCCTCTGCGGTGGCGACACACACACCGCCGTTGATGCCAAACCAGCAAAGCATCGGCTTGCCTTCTTTGTTGATAAAGGCGTTGCCTGAAAAAATACCGACATCCGTGCCATGCAGTTCCGAAAGCAGTGCAGGGGGATGGAACGTCCAGTTCACCAGATCAGTGCTGGAAAGGTGTCCCCAGCAATGTCCGCCATGAGGCCGCTTCGGATCCTGATAAATGTACATGAGGTGATACTTACCCTTCCAGAAGATGCAGCCATTGGCATCGTAAGGCAACGCCACCCCTTCGTGAGGCCGAGCAGTAACGTGCCATGCTGGCCACAGTTCTGTTTCACGGGTACGAGTCGGCATACCACCTACCTGGAAAAAACTGACGCCGCCAGGCAAACGCAATGCCCCCGATTCCAGTTTGGCTTGACCAAGTAATTTACCAGTAGGGAACATGCCCATACGGTCATCCAGTTTGCCGGTGCTGAAATCCCACCATGCCAGAGGTTTGATGTTGGTGAGTGCACCCGGTTTCATCACGCCCAGTGCATCGGCAGAGAGTGCATGTGAGTAGATACGAGCATCCACAATGCTGCCAGCAAAGCATGCCCTATCGCTTGCATCGAGATGACGCAGCCCCATCACCACCGTGCTTTGCTCATCAAAACGAACGGGTTCTGAAACTGCGCTTTCTGAAATAGTTATGCCATCACGGATGATGCGTACAGTTTTCCCCTGATACACGATGGCAATCTGAACCAGTTGATCCGTCTTGGCAGTCTCAGCAGGCCACTTGGATTGATCCGTTGGTGTGCGATGAAAAAACTCGCTGCCCGGCATCCATTTCGCAGGCTCCTTCTCGCCGAATACGATGGCATCAAAAGCCCCGTCGCTGTTTTCAATGGTCAGTACACTTCCGCCTCGTTGCGTAAGGCTGTCGATCTTCACCCAGGCTACCAGAGTCTTGTCCGTCAGCAGCCAGGTGCGGGAAAGCTGAGCGTGTGCAGGAGTAAAAAAGAGAACGAAAGCCAACAGGCCGAAGAGATACTGTTGCATGATAAGCCCGGCAAGTGTGAGTTCTTCTCAGTGTAGAGGAAGATAGCCCACTGGGCAGTAATGAATATGCGTGTACGTCACTTCCCATCCACAGCACAGCGAGATTGATTGTCAGCCCACCACTGCTGCCAGGTTTTCTGCATCGATTGGCAACTCATTGGCGCTGCGGCTTGCCAGGCCTGGGTGGAATATCCAAGTTCCTGACCTGTCAACCTCTTCAACCCTGCTGCGATGCCAGCCCGCACTTGTGGATCGCGGTCTGTTAACAATGGAATGAGTTCACCAATGGAACGTGGCTGTGCCAGATCAGCCAGCAGGCGAGCCGCTTTCCTTCGTTTGAAATCCTCATCACGGGATCGATCAGATTGCAGATACCGTATCAGCGGAATTACAGCGTGATCGCCCAACAGACGAATCTCCTCATCCAGCAGGAACTCCATCTTGGTATGGCCAATGCCTGCAAAGATATCATTGATGCGGCGGGACAATTCCGGGTTATCTCGCCCTTTGAGCACCAGAATTTCATGTACCCAGTTGGTTGCCTGGCATAATTCAAATTCCTGCTTGGGTAATTTACTTTCCTGCTGCTTGTCCACCAGAAATTGATGCCCTGAGCCTACTTCGAAAATCTTGCCCTGGTTCTCCACCCGAGTGTTACCTTCCAGAACCGAGAGCATGGTTCGATCAGGCAAATGTGCAAGATCGAACTGAGTGCCCAGCGCTGTCACCGTCATCGTGGCGGCAAAAACCTGGAAAGGATCAGGCGCTTTCGCGACCGTTGACCAGACCTGCCCTTTCTGCAATCGAATTTGTCGTGGGCTATTGAACACCATCTCCGTGCCATGATTCAACCTGACTTCAGAACCATCGGGCGTACGAAACTCACACCGGCCTCGTTCTGACGTGCGCACTGGAACTCCACACCCAACCAAACCGCCGGTGGGCATTGCCGTCCAGTTGCCGTCTTTCTGTATTTCCACTGCACCGCTGGCAACTGTGAGTTGCATTGTTGACGCAGGAGAAGGGTTCACATTAGCTAGGTCTTGAGCCGGATTGATCTGTCCTGCAGCTGGACGGGGCAGCCACAGCCAGGCGAGGAGAAACCCTGCCGCTGCAGCTGAGACAGCCAGCAACCATGTTCGCCAAGGGGTAGTACTGATGGACTTATTCTGCCATGGAACTATGACTGGCTTCACTTCAGCCAGAACCGCCTCAGCGATTTGATGGGCATGCTGTTGATACGGCTGCATTTCTAAATGCAAACGCTGATCAAGTGTACGCAATTCCTCAGCCAGTGCTCGGCATGCATCGCAGCGCTGAACGTGCGTGGCAACCTGTTGCTGCAGTTCTGTAGGCAATTCGTCATCGATCCATGCGCTCAGATGTTCAATGATTGAGTCGCAGTTCATGGTCTGGACTCCTGGGGACAAAGTTTCTGTCGTAATAGCATCCGAGCTTTGGTCAACCTGGCATTCACGGTTGCAGAAGAAACCTGCAGAACGGTTGCCAGTTCCTGGTATGTCACATCCTGGTAATAGTAAAGGAGCAACACTTCACGAGACTCCTCAGGCAATTCAGCCAGTGCCAGTGATAATTCTTCCTGATGTTCTTCCGCTGGGCTGATAGGTCGGCCGGGTATTTCATTAGCCAGGTTGGTTTGGCCGTTCAGAGAACTGAATGGCACCGTGGTGCGTGCCTTGGCTTTCAGCCAATCAAGGCAAACCCGGCGGCCAATGCCCCGCAGCCAGGCGCCAAAATGTTCAGGCACCTGCAGCGTGTTCAGGCTTCGAATGCCGCGCAATAAGGTTTCCTGAGCCAGATCGGGAGCAACATCTCCCCGCCGTACCAGCGCATGACACTGCGCAAGGATTCTCCCCGACCAACGGTGCACGAGTTCCGTCAGTGAAGCAGTATTGCCTGCCCAGATTTGACGGACCAGCTCACCGTCCGTCATGAATGCTCCTTAAAACCTTGCCAGTTTTCGGTGTACACTCTCAAGGTACGCCTTCTTAGTAGAGCATCATGACAAAGTTATTAGGAAAAATGCAGAGAATAATCTGCCATGCAACAGAAAGTACATTTCATCTTTTCTGAGTATCTATGATTTGCCACTTCTCCAACTGCCTTCGCATCGCAGGCAGGCTCATGCTGACCAGGGTGAATTCGCCACCACCTGCTAATATTCCTACCACCTTGCCTTGTTGATCAATGAACGGCAGGCCGACCAGTTCTTCAAAATCAAACCGTTCCAGGGGTTGAAGGTACATTATTTTATCATTGACATTCATGATCCGGCATCGATAAAGCTGCTGTGGCTTTTTCATCGGATCGCCCACCAGCCAAACCAATTGATCCTTGCTCGATTCTTGCGCGAGCGACAAGCCAGGCAGCTTCACCGTGTTGGGTAATGGCCAGTCTGCCATGTCTTTTCCCATGTCAGGATTTTCGAGCATGTTCACCGGACGATCTTCTGTGTGTTCACCCAAATGTTGCGGTGGACCTTGCAATTCTTCTAGTCGCAAACTTAAAGTGGATGCCAACCGGATGCGCTTCACCCTTTCCCATTCAGCTTGGCTCATGCAACTTGCAGTGGTGACTACATACTGCTTTCCGGAATGAAGAAGAAACGCATTCACAGTGAGTGGCTTATCTTGTGCCTCATACATGGTGAGCCTGAGAGTGGCACCCTCAGGCAGCGGAGGAAGTGTCAAGTTCGTGGTTGGTTTGGTTTCTTTCTGTGGTGAAACAGATGCGATCGGTTTGGTATTCAATGGCTCCGTATTGGTATTCTGACTGAGTGAGGTTGTTCTTGGAATTACGTTTTGCTGAAT
Coding sequences:
- a CDS encoding RNA polymerase sigma factor, producing the protein MTDGELVRQIWAGNTASLTELVHRWSGRILAQCHALVRRGDVAPDLAQETLLRGIRSLNTLQVPEHFGAWLRGIGRRVCLDWLKAKARTTVPFSSLNGQTNLANEIPGRPISPAEEHQEELSLALAELPEESREVLLLYYYQDVTYQELATVLQVSSATVNARLTKARMLLRQKLCPQESRP
- a CDS encoding FecR domain-containing protein; protein product: MNCDSIIEHLSAWIDDELPTELQQQVATHVQRCDACRALAEELRTLDQRLHLEMQPYQQHAHQIAEAVLAEVKPVIVPWQNKSISTTPWRTWLLAVSAAAAGFLLAWLWLPRPAAGQINPAQDLANVNPSPASTMQLTVASGAVEIQKDGNWTAMPTGGLVGCGVPVRTSERGRCEFRTPDGSEVRLNHGTEMVFNSPRQIRLQKGQVWSTVAKAPDPFQVFAATMTVTALGTQFDLAHLPDRTMLSVLEGNTRVENQGKIFEVGSGHQFLVDKQQESKLPKQEFELCQATNWVHEILVLKGRDNPELSRRINDIFAGIGHTKMEFLLDEEIRLLGDHAVIPLIRYLQSDRSRDEDFKRRKAARLLADLAQPRSIGELIPLLTDRDPQVRAGIAAGLKRLTGQELGYSTQAWQAAAPMSCQSMQKTWQQWWADNQSRCAVDGK
- a CDS encoding GH32 C-terminal domain-containing protein produces the protein MQQYLFGLLAFVLFFTPAHAQLSRTWLLTDKTLVAWVKIDSLTQRGGSVLTIENSDGAFDAIVFGEKEPAKWMPGSEFFHRTPTDQSKWPAETAKTDQLVQIAIVYQGKTVRIIRDGITISESAVSEPVRFDEQSTVVMGLRHLDASDRACFAGSIVDARIYSHALSADALGVMKPGALTNIKPLAWWDFSTGKLDDRMGMFPTGKLLGQAKLESGALRLPGGVSFFQVGGMPTRTRETELWPAWHVTARPHEGVALPYDANGCIFWKGKYHLMYIYQDPKRPHGGHCWGHLSSTDLVNWTFHPPALLSELHGTDVGIFSGNAFINKEGKPMLCWFGINGGVCVATAEDDDLIKWKKHANNPVVPMPKKGEPNFGKYTVWDPYLWFEGGQYWCLLGGNNLPDKKDTLYLCTSPDLVNWTPKHAFFEHKEMNWTVDGEDCSCPDFFKIGNKHALLCISHKVGARVYLGTFDPAKEKFFPEQHIRMNWPGGTYFAPESLLDDKGRRIFWAWITDPRKMTTQRATGSGVQSMPRVLGLSPDGQLTIEPVPELQALRENEIKLNYMRTQNGQLPLGRVDGKSLEIEANIRVRTASEVGIKVFCDPVTKEETVIRYSPVKKTISIDMSKSTLRKDVKYSAGPLDGYGSHHAPKLTVDAPLELKPDELLKLRIFIDGPVLEVFANGRQCVTQQIFPQGERATQARFFAQGGSAELVSGKAWTLKSARFENVKQP